The candidate division KSB1 bacterium genome contains the following window.
TGAAAATCGTTCTATCCGGGCCAATGCCGTGGAATTTTTGGATAATATTCTTTCAAATGACTTGAAACGCATCCTGCTGCCAATCGTCGAGGAATTGCCGACCGAACAAGTCCTGCAAAGAGCCGGCGGACTCATCGATGTCTCTTTTAATGATCGCAAAAAAGCTCTTGAGAGTTTGATTCAAGAAAACGACCCTTTGCTGAGCGCCAGCGCTATTTATGAAATTGGTAAAAATGGACTTGTTGACGATTTTAAGCCGTTGATAAAGGATGCCCAAAAACAAGAGAACTCGCTTGTACAAGAAACGGCAAATTTGGTGTTAAAACAATTTGCATAATTCACTTGTTAATAATATGAAAATTGGGACACTGAAAACACCTGTTTAACCCCCAAAAAAAAGACTCTTCACTTTTTCGGTGTTTTCAGTGCCCTGCAGTGTTTAACTTTTTTAAATTTAAATTTAGAAATGTATTCAATAATTGAAAAAGTCATCCTCCTGCAGGACATCGACGTTTTTAAAGACGTTCGGGTCGAGGATCTGGCGCATATCGCTACCATTACGGAAGAAGTGACTTTTCAGCCGGGAACCAATCTTTACGAAGTCAACGACTCGGCGGACTCGTTATATCTTGTGTTAGATGGGAAAGTGCGCCTGCATCGCAATGGTCAAGAGATCAGCGTCAGCGGGCCGCAGGAAGCATTCGGAACCTGGGCACTGTTTGATAACCAGCCCCGTGTCGCAACCGCCACCGCTCTGGAAGAAACGCTGGTGCTAAAAATTTCACGGGAAGATTTTTATGATTTACTTTCGGATCATGTCAGGATTGCAGAAGCGATGCTGAGATCCCTGGCGCGTAGTTTACGATCCCTGGCAGAACGGTTTTAAATAATAAGTTTATAGGAGTATTTTATGTCTGATAGTTCACAAAACAGTGTGGAAAGGGTATTAATCCTTGACGACGAAGAGATGGTTTTGACAAGCCTGCGGTCCTTTTTAGAGCTCGAAACGGACTATGAAATTGTTACTTTTACTTCAGCTACTGAAGCTCTTGAATACACGAAGAAAAACAAAATCAACCTGGTGGTCTCAGACTACCTTATGCCGGAAATGGACGGCATAAGCTTTCTGGCGAAAGTGAAAGAAATCGACCCGAATGCAACGCGAATTATTTTAACCGGATATGCGGACAAAGAGAACGCCATTAAGGCAATCAACGAAGTCAGCCTGTTCCAATACATCGAAAAACCCTGGGATAACGATAATTTGAAACTCGTTATCCGAAACGGCATTGACAGGCAGAAAATCCTGAGTGAATTAGCATCAAAGGTCGTTGAAATCAAAAAAGCTTATGGCGATTTAGAAAACCTGCATGTGGATATTTTGAAAGCGTTTGCTTAGGGTGACCAAGTCACAAATTTAAAATTTATTATGCTTCGATTTTCTAAATTATCTCCGGTTCTATTATCAACAGTCATTACGCTGCGCTGTCCGAAAAGTCAGCCTCCCGACCTATTTTAGGGAAAACGACCAATGACTTAATGACTCTTTTGTCATTCGCTTCGCTGTCATTAAAAGTCATTAATAACACTAAAAAATGACGCCGAAGACAAATGACTCAATGACTTAATGACTCTTTTGTTATTCGCTTTGCTGTCATTTAAATGTCACTACTTCGCCCCAAAATAAAATGACCCATGACTTAATGACGCTGAGCAAATGACACTTAGTTTTTTGGCATTACGCTAGCGTTGTTCATTGATAGCACTAAATTAATCATGCCTGACCAACCAAATATAACCTACGCCCAGCTTGTCACGCTACTCGAAGTAAGCAGAAAGATTAACTCACAGCTCAATCTGCAAATGCTCCTTGATGAAATCATGGACTTAGCCATCGGGCTGCTGCATGCAGAAAAGGGTTTGATTCTGCTGCGGAATGAATCCAAGGAGCTCACCGTGCAAGTGGCCCGGCACATGGATAAGCATTCCATTGCAGATGTGGTTGAGCTAAGCCGTTCGATAATCAAAAAGGTGGAAAAAGAAGGTAAGTCTGTGTTGCTGCAAAACGTACCCGATTCCGGGGACAT
Protein-coding sequences here:
- a CDS encoding response regulator, with translation MSDSSQNSVERVLILDDEEMVLTSLRSFLELETDYEIVTFTSATEALEYTKKNKINLVVSDYLMPEMDGISFLAKVKEIDPNATRIILTGYADKENAIKAINEVSLFQYIEKPWDNDNLKLVIRNGIDRQKILSELASKVVEIKKAYGDLENLHVDILKAFA
- a CDS encoding cyclic nucleotide-binding domain-containing protein, whose protein sequence is MYSIIEKVILLQDIDVFKDVRVEDLAHIATITEEVTFQPGTNLYEVNDSADSLYLVLDGKVRLHRNGQEISVSGPQEAFGTWALFDNQPRVATATALEETLVLKISREDFYDLLSDHVRIAEAMLRSLARSLRSLAERF